In Tessaracoccus flavus, the following are encoded in one genomic region:
- a CDS encoding acetolactate synthase large subunit has protein sequence MTDKDGQVMTGAQALVESLERMGVDVAFGIPGGAILPAYDPLYDSKIRHILVRHEQGAGHAAEGYAMSSGRVGVCIATSGPGATNLVTPIANAYMDSTPLVAITGQVNSHAIGTDAFQEADIRGITMPITKHSFLIKDVRDIPLAIQEAFHIAGTGRPGPVLVDIAKDALVATAPFIWPTELDLPGYKPTIRPHSRQIRAAAKMISESKRPVLYVGGGVMSARASAELAEFVEKTHIPVVTTLMARGVFPDSHELNMGMPGMHGTVAAVGALQKSDLLIALGTRFDDRVTGKLDSFATGAKIIHADIDPAEIGKNKPVDIPIVGDVKETLRQLNEAIEAYPAPEADAWRRQLTSMKARYQPRWEEAPDGRLSPQEVVQRIGQLSPSDSIYVTGVGQHQMWAAHFLPHEHPNVWLNSGGAGTMGFCVPAAMGAKVANPDATVWGIDGDGCFQMTNQELVTCAINNIPIKIAVINNHALGMVRQWQSLFYEGRYSNTDLMTESLPNFPMLAEAMGCVGLRATNEVEMEAAIQQALEINDRPVVVEFVVHKDAMVWPMVPAGVSNDEIIVARNMAPEWEEEVL, from the coding sequence ATGACAGACAAAGACGGTCAGGTCATGACGGGAGCCCAGGCACTCGTCGAGTCGCTCGAACGGATGGGTGTCGATGTAGCGTTCGGGATCCCCGGCGGCGCGATTCTGCCTGCCTACGACCCGCTCTACGACTCGAAGATCCGCCACATCCTGGTGCGCCACGAGCAGGGCGCGGGCCACGCCGCTGAGGGCTACGCGATGAGCTCTGGCCGCGTCGGCGTCTGCATCGCGACGTCCGGCCCGGGGGCGACCAACCTCGTGACCCCCATCGCCAACGCCTACATGGACTCCACGCCGCTCGTGGCGATCACCGGCCAGGTCAACAGCCACGCGATCGGCACCGACGCGTTCCAGGAGGCTGACATCCGGGGCATCACGATGCCGATCACGAAGCACAGCTTCCTCATCAAGGACGTGCGCGACATCCCGCTGGCGATCCAAGAGGCGTTCCACATCGCCGGCACGGGTCGCCCGGGTCCGGTGCTCGTCGACATCGCGAAAGACGCCCTCGTCGCCACCGCGCCGTTCATCTGGCCGACCGAGCTCGACCTGCCCGGCTACAAGCCGACGATCCGCCCGCACTCGCGGCAGATCCGGGCCGCGGCCAAGATGATCTCCGAGTCCAAGCGCCCGGTGCTCTACGTCGGCGGCGGCGTGATGAGCGCCCGCGCGTCGGCCGAGCTCGCCGAGTTCGTCGAGAAGACCCACATCCCCGTCGTCACGACGCTGATGGCGCGCGGAGTCTTCCCCGACAGCCACGAGCTGAACATGGGCATGCCCGGCATGCACGGCACCGTCGCCGCCGTCGGCGCCCTGCAGAAGTCGGACCTGCTTATCGCTCTCGGCACGCGCTTCGACGACCGCGTCACCGGAAAGCTCGACAGCTTCGCCACCGGCGCCAAGATCATCCACGCCGACATCGACCCGGCCGAGATCGGCAAGAACAAGCCGGTCGACATCCCGATCGTCGGTGACGTCAAGGAGACGCTGCGGCAGCTGAATGAGGCCATCGAGGCCTACCCGGCTCCCGAGGCAGACGCCTGGCGCAGGCAGTTGACGTCGATGAAGGCTCGGTACCAGCCGCGCTGGGAGGAGGCGCCCGACGGTCGCCTGTCGCCCCAGGAGGTGGTCCAGCGGATCGGGCAGCTGAGCCCCAGCGACTCGATCTACGTCACCGGGGTGGGTCAGCACCAGATGTGGGCCGCGCACTTCCTGCCGCACGAGCACCCGAACGTGTGGCTCAACTCCGGCGGCGCCGGGACCATGGGGTTCTGCGTGCCGGCCGCGATGGGGGCGAAGGTCGCCAACCCGGATGCCACGGTCTGGGGCATCGACGGCGACGGCTGCTTCCAGATGACCAACCAGGAGCTGGTCACCTGTGCGATCAACAACATCCCGATCAAGATCGCAGTCATCAACAACCACGCGCTGGGCATGGTGCGCCAGTGGCAGTCCCTCTTCTACGAGGGCCGCTACTCCAACACCGATCTCATGACCGAGTCGCTGCCCAACTTCCCGATGCTCGCTGAAGCCATGGGCTGCGTCGGGCTCCGCGCCACCAACGAGGTGGAGATGGAGGCTGCCATCCAGCAGGCGCTCGAGATCAACGACCGCCCGGTCGTCGTCGAGTTCGTCGTGCACAAGGACGCGATGGTGTGGCCGATGGTGCCCGCCGGCGTCAGCAACGACGAGATCATCGTGGCCCGCAACATGGCCCCCGAATGGGAAGAGGAAGTGCTGTGA
- a CDS encoding DEAD/DEAH box helicase, giving the protein MTTDDAVLEFAKLYPFGLDEYQLNGCHELAEGRGVLVAAPTGAGKTVVGEFAVYLAVEQHRKCFYTTPIKALSNQKYHDLVERYGPERVGLLTGDVSVNSEAQIVVMTTEVLRNMIYAGSPTLGNLGFVVMDEVHYLADRFRGPVWEEVILGLAESVQIVALSATVSNVEDFGDWLRAVRGEFSVVVSERRPVPLFQHVLVGRKLIDLFEGVAPTAQEMPAERAAKVNKELLRVSKGEATRVRDDARRPRGRSGRGKQHHGQGSGQYGDAAHGRFKTRPTSRGEVAVVLDRAELLPAICFIFSRVGCDAAVRQVYEAGITLTNRAEAALLGDIADRHVLGLSQADLAALKFEDFRDALMAGVAAHHAGQLPAFKAIVEEGFSTGALKLVFATETLALGINMPARTVVIEKLVKYNGESHVDITPGEYTQLTGRAGRRGIDVEGHAVVLWQSGMDPRAVAGLASRRTYPLRSSFAPTYNMAVNLMATLGRDRARELLNQSFAQFQTDKSVVTASRVGRQLQADLAAASEAVECHLGDFMEYARLRDEVSRLEAETSKARKAQRQESLGRSLTELMAGDIVFVPRQGWSVVLNVGQKTHRGGEPWAQIISGDHTVLKLQPYDLREPLKPVGRVRVPRDFSVRDRRDRRSLLSAMSNKLDQVDPEVPDTEEVTDESVAREIKALRAELTAHPCHQCPDRELHAVEAARVIRLEREARRTEEQVTGRANSLAVQFDRVLAVLEDLGYLDGDELTDAGRMLRRIYNELDLVAAECVRRDVFAGLTPPQLAAVLSTLLYESRPTRGAIPPRMPDPASERAQSELRAIWREVGQLERAHKRDRGREPDIGFAEAAWRWASGQELSKVLATSDMSAGDFVRWVRQVVDLAGQLATAVGPGDLRRTCHQVADSMRRGVVAADLTED; this is encoded by the coding sequence GTGACTACCGACGACGCTGTGCTGGAGTTCGCCAAGCTCTACCCCTTCGGACTCGACGAGTATCAGCTCAACGGGTGCCACGAGCTGGCCGAGGGCCGCGGGGTGCTCGTCGCCGCGCCGACCGGAGCCGGCAAGACGGTGGTGGGGGAGTTCGCCGTCTACCTCGCCGTCGAGCAGCACCGCAAGTGCTTCTACACCACGCCGATCAAGGCGCTGTCGAATCAGAAGTATCACGACCTCGTCGAGCGCTACGGACCCGAACGCGTCGGCCTGCTGACCGGTGACGTATCGGTCAACTCCGAGGCGCAGATCGTCGTCATGACCACCGAGGTGCTGCGCAACATGATCTACGCCGGGTCGCCCACGCTGGGCAACCTCGGTTTCGTCGTCATGGACGAGGTGCACTACCTGGCCGACCGGTTCAGGGGCCCCGTGTGGGAAGAAGTCATCCTGGGGCTGGCCGAGTCCGTGCAGATCGTCGCCCTCTCCGCGACGGTGAGCAACGTCGAGGACTTCGGCGACTGGCTCCGCGCCGTCCGCGGGGAGTTCTCCGTCGTGGTCTCCGAGCGTCGCCCGGTGCCGCTGTTCCAGCACGTCCTGGTCGGTCGCAAGCTCATCGACCTGTTTGAGGGTGTGGCGCCGACCGCGCAGGAGATGCCCGCCGAGCGCGCCGCGAAGGTCAACAAAGAACTGCTGCGCGTCAGCAAGGGCGAGGCCACCCGCGTGCGCGACGACGCCCGTCGACCGCGGGGCCGGTCGGGGCGCGGCAAGCAGCACCACGGGCAGGGTTCGGGCCAGTACGGCGACGCGGCGCACGGACGCTTCAAGACCCGCCCCACCAGCCGCGGCGAGGTGGCTGTCGTGCTCGACCGTGCCGAGCTGCTCCCCGCGATCTGCTTCATCTTCTCCCGCGTCGGCTGCGACGCCGCCGTGCGGCAGGTATACGAGGCCGGCATCACGCTGACCAACCGCGCGGAGGCCGCCCTTCTCGGCGACATCGCCGATCGCCACGTGCTCGGCCTCAGCCAGGCCGACCTCGCAGCGCTGAAGTTCGAGGACTTCCGCGATGCGTTGATGGCGGGGGTCGCAGCCCACCACGCCGGGCAGCTGCCCGCGTTCAAGGCGATTGTCGAGGAGGGGTTCTCCACCGGCGCGCTCAAACTGGTCTTCGCCACCGAAACACTGGCGCTCGGCATCAACATGCCCGCCCGCACCGTCGTCATCGAGAAGCTCGTCAAGTACAACGGCGAGAGCCACGTCGACATCACGCCGGGGGAGTACACCCAGCTGACGGGGCGCGCGGGCCGCCGCGGCATCGACGTCGAGGGCCACGCCGTCGTGCTGTGGCAGTCGGGCATGGATCCGCGGGCGGTCGCCGGTCTGGCGTCGCGGCGCACCTACCCGTTGCGCTCGAGCTTCGCGCCCACGTACAACATGGCCGTCAACCTCATGGCCACGCTCGGCCGGGACCGCGCACGTGAGCTGCTCAACCAGTCGTTCGCGCAGTTCCAGACCGACAAGTCGGTGGTCACCGCCTCCCGCGTCGGACGGCAACTGCAGGCTGATCTGGCCGCCGCCAGTGAGGCGGTCGAGTGCCACCTGGGCGACTTCATGGAGTACGCCCGCCTCCGCGACGAGGTCTCCAGACTCGAGGCCGAGACGTCGAAGGCGCGCAAGGCGCAGCGTCAGGAGTCGCTTGGGCGCAGCCTGACCGAGCTCATGGCGGGAGACATCGTCTTCGTACCGCGGCAGGGCTGGTCGGTCGTGCTGAACGTGGGGCAGAAGACCCACCGCGGGGGCGAGCCGTGGGCGCAGATCATCTCGGGCGATCACACCGTCTTGAAGCTGCAGCCCTACGACCTCCGCGAGCCACTCAAGCCTGTGGGACGCGTCCGGGTGCCGCGGGACTTCTCCGTCCGCGACCGGCGTGACCGCAGGTCCCTGCTTAGCGCCATGTCGAACAAGCTCGACCAGGTCGATCCCGAGGTTCCCGACACCGAGGAGGTCACCGACGAGTCCGTCGCGCGGGAGATCAAGGCGCTCCGCGCGGAACTCACGGCCCATCCCTGCCACCAGTGCCCGGACCGCGAGCTGCACGCCGTGGAGGCGGCGCGGGTCATCAGGCTGGAGCGGGAGGCACGGCGCACCGAGGAGCAGGTGACGGGGCGCGCCAACTCGCTGGCCGTGCAGTTCGACCGCGTGCTGGCGGTCCTCGAGGACCTCGGCTACCTCGACGGCGACGAACTGACCGACGCCGGCCGGATGCTGCGCCGCATCTACAACGAGCTGGATCTCGTGGCCGCAGAATGCGTCCGCCGCGACGTCTTCGCGGGCCTCACCCCGCCGCAGCTGGCGGCTGTCCTCTCGACGCTGCTCTACGAGTCGCGCCCGACGCGTGGCGCGATCCCGCCCCGCATGCCCGACCCGGCGTCGGAGCGCGCCCAGTCCGAGCTGCGGGCGATCTGGCGCGAGGTGGGCCAGCTGGAGCGCGCCCACAAACGCGACCGGGGCCGCGAGCCCGATATCGGCTTCGCCGAGGCCGCGTGGCGGTGGGCCAGCGGTCAGGAGCTGTCCAAGGTGCTGGCGACCAGCGACATGTCGGCGGGCGACTTCGTGCGCTGGGTGCGCCAGGTAGTGGACCTTGCTGGCCAGCTCGCCACAGCGGTCGGCCCCGGCGACCTGCGCCGGACCTGCCATCAGGTGGCCGACTCGATGCGCCGCGGGGTGGTCGCAGCGGACCTGACCGAGGACTGA
- a CDS encoding HIT family protein, with product MDCLFCKIAAGEIPSKKVYEDEVAFAFLDISPWQEGHTLVVPKRHIADVLADDDVLAEIAPAVARVGRLLIDKLGADACNVVSNAGAASGQEVFHAHVHVLPRWASNPGVGNMKAEVIADLDDVREKIRA from the coding sequence ATGGACTGTCTGTTCTGCAAGATCGCCGCGGGGGAGATACCGTCGAAGAAGGTCTACGAGGATGAGGTGGCGTTCGCGTTCCTCGACATCTCGCCCTGGCAGGAGGGCCACACTCTCGTCGTCCCCAAGCGCCACATCGCCGATGTCCTCGCCGACGACGACGTGCTCGCCGAGATCGCGCCCGCAGTCGCGCGGGTGGGTCGGCTGTTGATCGACAAGTTAGGCGCGGATGCCTGCAACGTCGTGTCGAACGCGGGTGCCGCGTCGGGGCAGGAAGTGTTCCACGCCCACGTGCATGTGCTGCCGCGTTGGGCGAGCAACCCCGGAGTCGGCAACATGAAGGCCGAGGTCATTGCGGATCTGGACGACGTGCGGGAGAAAATCCGCGCATAA
- the ilvN gene encoding acetolactate synthase small subunit, with the protein MNTHTLSILVSNKPGVLTRIAALFSRRGFNIQSLAVGPTERDQVSRMTVVAQVEDDAALEQIVKQLNKLIEVRKVLELGPSAVLREMMLVKVRADVGTRSQVIDVVSLFRGKAVDVSADTITIEATGSQEKLTALLEMLTPHGVIELVQSGQVALGRGAKVLAEKSK; encoded by the coding sequence GTGAACACCCACACCCTGTCGATCCTGGTCTCCAACAAGCCAGGCGTCCTGACCCGCATCGCGGCGCTGTTCTCGCGGCGCGGATTCAACATCCAGAGCCTCGCCGTCGGCCCCACGGAGCGCGACCAGGTGTCGCGCATGACAGTCGTGGCTCAGGTGGAGGACGACGCCGCGCTCGAGCAGATCGTCAAGCAGCTCAACAAGCTCATCGAGGTGCGCAAGGTGCTGGAGCTCGGCCCCAGCGCGGTGCTGCGGGAGATGATGCTGGTCAAGGTGCGTGCCGACGTCGGCACCCGCAGCCAGGTCATCGACGTGGTCAGCCTGTTCCGCGGGAAGGCCGTCGACGTGTCGGCCGACACCATCACCATCGAGGCCACCGGCAGCCAGGAGAAGCTGACGGCGCTGCTGGAGATGCTCACGCCCCACGGCGTCATCGAACTCGTTCAGTCGGGGCAGGTCGCGCTGGGGCGCGGCGCCAAGGTCCTGGCCGAGAAGTCCAAGTAG
- the hisF gene encoding imidazole glycerol phosphate synthase subunit HisF, translated as MAVALRVIPCLDVHDGRVVKGVNFTNLRDAGDPVELAAKYSADGADELTFLDISASSDGRATTREMVARCAETVFIPLTVGGGVREVSDVDLLLRAGADKVGINTGALARPGVIDEIARVFGNQVLVLSVDARREPGMPSGFGVTTHGGRRSAGVDAIEWAREACDRGVGEILLNSMDADGTTDGFDIEMLTAVRQVVDVPLIASGGAGTVEHFVEAARAGADAVLAASVFHYQSLTVAEVKDGLRTAGFEVR; from the coding sequence ATGGCCGTTGCGTTGAGAGTGATCCCCTGCCTGGACGTCCACGACGGCAGGGTGGTCAAGGGCGTCAACTTCACGAACCTCCGCGACGCCGGGGACCCCGTCGAGCTGGCCGCCAAGTACTCCGCCGACGGCGCCGACGAACTGACGTTCCTCGACATCTCCGCCTCCTCCGACGGACGCGCCACCACGCGCGAGATGGTCGCGCGCTGCGCCGAGACCGTCTTCATCCCGTTGACCGTCGGCGGTGGGGTGCGCGAGGTCTCCGACGTCGACCTGCTGCTCCGGGCCGGGGCCGACAAAGTGGGCATCAACACCGGCGCGCTGGCCCGGCCGGGCGTCATCGACGAGATCGCCCGGGTCTTCGGCAACCAGGTGCTCGTACTGTCGGTCGACGCCCGTCGCGAGCCCGGTATGCCGTCGGGGTTCGGCGTCACGACGCACGGCGGCCGCCGGTCGGCCGGCGTCGACGCGATCGAGTGGGCACGCGAGGCCTGCGACCGCGGGGTCGGGGAGATCCTCCTCAACTCGATGGACGCCGACGGCACCACCGATGGCTTCGACATCGAGATGCTGACCGCAGTGCGGCAGGTGGTGGACGTGCCCCTCATCGCCTCGGGCGGGGCGGGCACCGTCGAGCACTTCGTCGAGGCGGCCAGGGCTGGCGCCGACGCGGTGCTTGCGGCGAGCGTCTTCCACTACCAGAGCCTCACCGTCGCTGAAGTCAAGGACGGCCTGCGCACCGCAGGTTTCGAGGTCCGCTAG